In Desulfovibrio aminophilus, a single genomic region encodes these proteins:
- a CDS encoding sensor histidine kinase, whose protein sequence is MNGASGFGWRQGDSAFPVGRADAGNGVATDGWHERTVLVVDDEALICAQLGEILEAAGYRLAGTAASAEQAVARARALAPDLVLMDIVMPGETDGLDACRIIQEEMGIPVILVTAHGFEANQDRVRGVAPYGYVLKPYSDEQILAAVEVALSRRRTECASSRALGLRVRETHHRAKNSFMLAHSLLRLRQEEAGSEEARRSLGEAAGQVYSLAKIHEHLHGLGEDESVDCRSYLEGLVAALRKAFGPAAQRVRVELDAADLRLPAAQAIPCGLVLNELLTNVFKHAFPGGGGGTVWVGLRAGGETIRLEVRDDGVGFAPAERARHEGLGMELISALAEQLGGWFRRTESEGGAACLLEFPRQP, encoded by the coding sequence ATGAACGGCGCGAGCGGTTTCGGATGGCGGCAAGGGGACTCCGCGTTTCCCGTGGGCCGGGCCGATGCCGGGAACGGGGTGGCGACGGACGGGTGGCATGAACGCACCGTCCTGGTGGTGGACGACGAGGCCCTCATCTGCGCCCAACTGGGCGAGATACTGGAGGCCGCCGGCTACCGGCTGGCCGGGACGGCGGCCTCCGCCGAGCAGGCCGTGGCCCGGGCCAGGGCGCTGGCCCCGGACCTGGTGCTCATGGACATCGTCATGCCCGGCGAGACCGACGGCCTGGACGCCTGCCGGATCATCCAGGAGGAAATGGGCATCCCGGTGATCCTGGTCACGGCCCACGGCTTCGAGGCCAACCAGGACCGGGTGCGCGGCGTCGCGCCCTACGGCTACGTGCTCAAGCCCTATTCCGACGAACAGATCCTGGCCGCCGTGGAGGTGGCCCTGTCGCGGCGGCGCACCGAATGCGCCTCGTCGCGGGCCCTGGGCCTGCGCGTGCGCGAAACCCACCACCGGGCCAAGAACAGCTTCATGCTGGCCCACAGCCTGCTGCGCCTGCGCCAGGAGGAGGCCGGTTCCGAGGAGGCCCGCCGCAGCCTGGGCGAGGCCGCCGGACAGGTCTACTCCCTGGCCAAGATTCACGAACATCTGCACGGCCTGGGCGAGGACGAGAGCGTGGACTGCCGGAGCTACCTGGAAGGACTGGTCGCGGCCCTGCGCAAGGCCTTCGGCCCGGCCGCCCAGCGGGTCCGCGTGGAGCTGGACGCCGCCGACCTGCGCCTGCCCGCGGCCCAGGCCATCCCCTGCGGCCTGGTGCTCAACGAGTTGCTGACCAACGTCTTCAAGCACGCCTTCCCCGGAGGGGGGGGCGGCACCGTCTGGGTCGGCCTGCGCGCGGGCGGGGAGACCATCCGCCTGGAGGTCCGCGACGACGGCGTGGGCTTCGCGCCCGCCGAGCGGGCGCGGCACGAGGGCCTGGGCATGGAGCTCATTTCGGCCCTGGCCGAGCAGCTGGGCGGCTGGTTCCGCCGCACCGAGTCCGAGGGCGGGGCGGCCTGCCTCCTGGAGTTCCCGCGCCAGCCCTGA
- a CDS encoding Bax inhibitor-1/YccA family protein, with protein sequence MVPYSTQTARARTEVLSAFMRGVYGWMSAGLLVTAVVAWLTATSPALFGLVFNVNPATGAAGPSMLFWVLVIAQLGLVFALSGAVQRMSGGMATGLFLAYSALTGVTLSSIFLVYSLGSIAKTFLVASGMFGAMSVYGLVTRRDLTRMGSFLFMGLIGIVLASLVNMFFRSPAADFVISVLGVIIFTGLTAYDTQRLKDMGEVAAYGDAAALRRGTILGALTLYLDFINLFLMLLRFMGQSRE encoded by the coding sequence ATGGTTCCGTATTCGACCCAGACCGCCCGCGCCCGGACCGAGGTGCTCAGCGCCTTCATGCGCGGAGTGTACGGCTGGATGAGCGCCGGCCTGTTGGTCACGGCCGTGGTCGCCTGGCTCACCGCCACCAGCCCGGCCCTGTTCGGCCTCGTCTTCAACGTGAATCCGGCCACCGGCGCGGCCGGGCCCAGCATGCTCTTCTGGGTCCTGGTCATCGCCCAGCTCGGCCTCGTCTTCGCCCTTTCCGGCGCCGTGCAGCGCATGTCCGGCGGCATGGCCACCGGCCTGTTCCTGGCCTACAGCGCCCTCACCGGCGTGACGCTCTCGTCCATCTTCCTGGTTTACTCCCTGGGCTCCATCGCCAAGACCTTCCTGGTGGCCTCGGGCATGTTCGGGGCCATGAGCGTCTACGGCCTGGTCACCCGTCGCGACCTCACCAGGATGGGCAGCTTCCTGTTCATGGGCCTCATCGGCATCGTCCTGGCCTCCCTGGTGAACATGTTCTTCCGCAGCCCCGCCGCCGACTTCGTCATCTCGGTGCTGGGCGTGATCATCTTCACCGGGCTCACGGCCTACGACACCCAGCGCCTGAAGGACATGGGCGAGGTGGCGGCCTACGGCGACGCCGCGGCCCTGCGCCGGGGCACCATCCTGGGCGCGCTGACGCTCTACCTGGACTTCATCAACCTCTTCCTCATGCTCCTGCGTTTCATGGGTCAGTCCCGCGAGTAG
- the lpxK gene encoding tetraacyldisaccharide 4'-kinase — MQRLLSIQHSLRPVLTPLGAVYAGLMALRRRCYERGLLASWSPPAPTVAVGNIGWGGTGKTPLAGWLLSWAEERGLSAALLTRGYRARPKSHPYHVQPGALAEEAGDEPLLLARQHPRAAVVVDPLRSRGGRFACERFNPSLIVLDDGFQHLAVERDMNLVLLRAEDLADQWDRVLPAGSWREGRSALSRADAFLLKVGPKTFRALEPLLRERLEPLGKPVFSFSLTPVGLRALSGGAQPEPVEGGYLLVSGVGNPAQVERTAAALLGKPPARHLVFPDHHLFTKRDVTRIQMEAGSLGCSRVICTPKDAVKLGPMADETFSSLDLRLSFGPSLFTPARFDEWFGRRWETLEVRRTERLARAAQSAKPGRRGAGGGEHGA, encoded by the coding sequence ATGCAGCGGCTCCTCTCCATACAACACTCCCTGCGCCCGGTGCTGACGCCACTGGGAGCGGTCTACGCCGGGCTCATGGCCCTGCGCCGCCGCTGCTACGAGCGCGGCCTGCTGGCCTCCTGGTCCCCGCCCGCGCCCACGGTGGCCGTGGGCAACATCGGCTGGGGCGGCACGGGCAAGACGCCCCTGGCGGGCTGGCTCCTGTCCTGGGCCGAGGAGCGCGGCCTGTCCGCCGCCCTGCTGACCCGGGGCTATCGCGCCCGGCCCAAGTCCCATCCCTATCATGTCCAGCCCGGGGCCCTGGCCGAGGAGGCCGGGGACGAGCCCTTGCTTCTCGCCCGCCAGCATCCCCGCGCGGCCGTGGTGGTGGATCCGCTGCGCTCCCGGGGCGGCCGCTTCGCCTGCGAACGCTTCAACCCCAGCCTGATCGTCCTGGACGACGGCTTCCAGCACTTGGCCGTGGAGCGGGACATGAACCTCGTGCTCCTGCGGGCCGAGGACCTGGCCGACCAATGGGACCGGGTGCTGCCCGCGGGTTCCTGGCGCGAGGGCCGCTCGGCCCTGTCCCGCGCCGACGCCTTTCTGCTCAAGGTCGGGCCCAAGACCTTCCGGGCCCTGGAACCGCTGCTTCGCGAGCGCCTGGAGCCCCTGGGCAAGCCGGTGTTCAGCTTCTCCCTGACGCCCGTCGGCTTGCGGGCCCTGTCCGGCGGCGCGCAGCCGGAGCCCGTGGAGGGCGGCTACCTTCTCGTCTCGGGCGTGGGCAACCCGGCCCAGGTGGAACGCACGGCCGCCGCGCTTCTGGGGAAGCCTCCGGCGCGGCACCTCGTCTTTCCGGATCACCACCTCTTCACCAAGCGGGACGTGACCCGCATCCAGATGGAGGCCGGGAGCCTGGGCTGTTCACGCGTGATCTGCACGCCCAAGGACGCGGTCAAGCTCGGGCCCATGGCCGACGAGACCTTTTCGTCCCTGGACCTGCGGCTGTCCTTCGGGCCGTCGTTGTTCACCCCGGCCCGTTTCGACGAGTGGTTCGGCCGCCGCTGGGAGACCCTGGAGGTGCGCCGGACGGAACGTCTGGCCCGGGCCGCGCAATCCGCCAAGCCCGGACGGCGTGGAGCCGGAGGAGGGGAGCATGGGGCGTAG
- a CDS encoding DedA family protein produces the protein MDLAGLIAAHGYWALALGTFLEGETILVLAGVAAHRGYLDLGTVILVAFAGSLLGDQFFFLMARRHAGWLLRRLDAWRSKVDAVHRHLERRQLLIMLGFRFVYGIRVVTPVVIGLSRIPAWRFAVCNAAGAAVWAAAVGWCGYLLGNAVNVFLENARAAELAAFGLAAVLGLGLWLRRRLRRR, from the coding sequence GTGGACCTCGCGGGCCTGATCGCGGCACACGGCTACTGGGCCCTGGCCCTGGGCACGTTCCTGGAGGGCGAAACCATCCTGGTCCTGGCCGGGGTGGCCGCGCACCGGGGCTACCTGGACCTGGGCACGGTCATCCTGGTGGCCTTCGCGGGCAGCCTCCTGGGCGACCAGTTCTTCTTTCTCATGGCCCGGCGGCACGCGGGCTGGCTCCTGCGGCGGCTGGATGCTTGGCGCTCCAAGGTGGACGCCGTGCATCGCCACCTGGAACGGCGCCAACTCCTCATCATGCTCGGCTTCCGCTTCGTCTACGGCATCCGGGTGGTCACGCCCGTGGTCATCGGTCTGAGCCGCATTCCGGCCTGGCGCTTCGCCGTGTGCAACGCGGCGGGCGCGGCGGTCTGGGCCGCGGCCGTGGGCTGGTGCGGCTATCTGCTGGGCAATGCCGTGAACGTGTTCCTGGAGAACGCCCGCGCGGCCGAACTGGCCGCCTTCGGCTTGGCGGCCGTCCTGGGTCTGGGGCTCTGGCTCCGGCGGCGGCTGCGCCGCCGCTAG
- the rnr gene encoding ribonuclease R: protein MGRRRGKKVEKERRSNVEAGELLALFRASKKPLSGREIFKALGVDKSGRGSVRDGLAELLESGTIIQIRNAFGLAERMRLVTGRMEVHRGGIGFVLPDDPRRKDVFVPAHDMAGAWHGDRVVAAIVRERKDRRAEGRVVRILERGRKTLTAKVLKRMGQVFLCRPTDPRLDFGVMAAPKNKGLKPEPGLIVTLEPGEQVEFRLWEGEILDVLGPEHDVAVQEALVKTNHSIPTRFPSPALDQAESLPEAPGPEDFRDREDLRALPFVTIDGATARDFDDAVYVETRGRGFRLWVAIADVAHYVRPGTPLDREAEERGNSYYFPRSVEPMFPERLSNGLCSLNPDTPRLAMAVRLDCSAKGVPGDFSVFPAVIESHGRLTYGQVKRALLDKDEEEGKGLGPLLPMLERAERLARLMNARRNERGSLDFDLPEPEILFNLSGETEDIRPKVRHFGHQIIEEFMIAANEAVATFLSERELPCLYRVHPEPDADKLKNLLQLLARTDGEKAGRRALPKEITPRDLQALLEEVAGTEREFLVNRLLLRSMMQARYSPVNEGHFGLASECYCHFTSPIRRYADLVVHRLVKTALRGVGQTRDPIPAHKALAALGTHLSRRERTAMEAEREILKRVTVLFLKDKVGRTFSGVISSLMDFGFWVELGDVLAEGMVRLSSLDDDYYTYMSDREMIVGGRTGRVFRLGQAVEVVLEDVNLERLEVNLVLARGAGRGKTPRRGGKWTSRA from the coding sequence ATGGGGCGTAGACGCGGCAAGAAGGTCGAGAAGGAGCGCAGGTCGAACGTGGAGGCCGGGGAACTGCTGGCGCTGTTCCGCGCGAGCAAGAAGCCCTTGTCCGGCCGTGAGATTTTCAAGGCCCTGGGCGTGGACAAGTCCGGCCGGGGCAGCGTGCGCGACGGGCTGGCGGAGCTCCTGGAGTCCGGGACCATCATCCAGATCCGCAACGCCTTCGGCCTGGCCGAGCGCATGCGCCTGGTCACCGGCCGCATGGAGGTCCACCGGGGCGGCATCGGCTTCGTCCTGCCCGACGATCCTCGGCGCAAGGACGTCTTCGTTCCGGCCCACGACATGGCCGGGGCCTGGCACGGCGACCGGGTGGTGGCGGCCATCGTGCGCGAGCGCAAGGACCGCCGGGCCGAGGGCCGGGTGGTGCGCATCCTGGAGCGCGGCCGCAAGACCCTCACGGCCAAGGTGCTCAAGCGCATGGGCCAGGTCTTCCTCTGCCGCCCCACGGACCCGCGCCTGGACTTCGGGGTCATGGCCGCGCCCAAAAACAAGGGACTCAAGCCCGAGCCGGGCCTGATCGTGACCCTGGAGCCCGGCGAGCAGGTGGAGTTCCGCCTCTGGGAGGGCGAAATCCTGGACGTGCTCGGCCCGGAGCATGACGTGGCGGTCCAGGAGGCTCTGGTCAAGACGAACCACTCCATCCCCACGCGCTTTCCGTCCCCGGCCCTGGACCAGGCCGAGTCCCTGCCCGAGGCCCCCGGCCCCGAGGATTTCCGCGACCGCGAGGACCTGCGCGCGCTGCCCTTCGTGACCATCGACGGGGCCACGGCCCGGGACTTCGACGACGCGGTCTACGTGGAGACGCGCGGCCGGGGCTTCCGGCTCTGGGTGGCCATCGCGGACGTGGCCCACTATGTCCGGCCCGGCACGCCCCTGGACCGCGAGGCCGAGGAGCGCGGCAACTCCTACTATTTCCCCCGCTCGGTGGAGCCCATGTTCCCGGAGCGGCTGTCCAACGGCCTGTGCAGCCTGAACCCGGACACGCCCCGGCTGGCCATGGCCGTGCGCCTGGACTGCTCGGCCAAGGGCGTTCCCGGCGACTTCAGCGTTTTTCCGGCGGTGATCGAGAGCCACGGGCGGCTGACCTACGGTCAGGTGAAGCGGGCCCTGTTGGACAAGGATGAGGAGGAGGGCAAGGGACTGGGGCCCCTGCTGCCCATGCTGGAGCGGGCCGAGCGCCTGGCCCGGCTCATGAACGCCCGCCGGAACGAGCGCGGCAGCCTGGACTTCGACCTGCCCGAGCCGGAAATCCTCTTCAACCTCTCGGGCGAGACCGAGGACATCCGGCCCAAGGTCCGCCACTTCGGCCACCAGATCATCGAGGAATTCATGATCGCGGCCAACGAGGCCGTGGCCACCTTCCTCTCCGAGCGCGAGCTGCCCTGCCTCTATCGCGTGCACCCGGAGCCGGACGCGGACAAGCTCAAGAACCTCCTTCAGCTCCTGGCCCGCACGGACGGCGAGAAGGCGGGCAGGCGCGCCCTGCCCAAGGAGATCACGCCCCGCGACCTTCAGGCCCTTCTGGAGGAGGTGGCGGGCACGGAGCGGGAGTTCCTGGTGAACCGGCTCCTGCTGCGCTCCATGATGCAGGCCCGCTACTCCCCGGTGAACGAGGGCCACTTCGGCCTGGCCTCGGAGTGCTACTGCCACTTCACCTCGCCCATCCGGCGCTACGCCGACCTGGTGGTCCATCGGCTGGTCAAGACCGCCCTGCGCGGCGTGGGCCAGACCCGCGACCCCATCCCGGCGCACAAGGCCCTGGCCGCCCTGGGCACGCACCTGAGCCGCCGGGAGCGCACGGCCATGGAGGCCGAGCGCGAGATCCTCAAGCGCGTCACCGTGCTCTTCCTCAAGGACAAGGTGGGCCGGACCTTCTCCGGGGTCATCTCCTCGCTCATGGACTTCGGCTTCTGGGTCGAGCTGGGCGACGTGCTGGCCGAGGGCATGGTCCGCCTCTCCAGCCTGGACGACGACTACTACACCTACATGTCGGACCGGGAGATGATCGTGGGCGGCCGCACCGGGCGGGTTTTCCGCCTGGGCCAGGCCGTGGAGGTGGTCCTGGAGGACGTGAACCTGGAGCGGCTGGAGGTCAACCTGGTCCTGGCCCGGGGGGCCGGACGCGGGAAGACGCCGCGCCGGGGAGGAAAGTGGACCTCGCGGGCCTGA
- a CDS encoding tRNA(5-methylaminomethyl-2-thiouridylate) methyltransferase, whose product MNSRTDVLVLFSGGLDSILACKVLQDQGLRVLGLHFVTPFFGKPRKLPLWRETYGLELEAVDVSEEYARMLAAPAHGWGKALNPCVDCKILMLSRAREMMGAYGAKALASGEVVGQRPMSQRRDALNIISRDAGVRGVLVRPLSALLVEPTAVEEAGFVDRSRLLDIGGRGRKRQLALATEYGIVDIPTPAGGCCLTEPEAAARICKAYAHRAAPSPADCRLAGIGRQYWAGDLWLSVGRNESDNRRLEALAEPGDILFKTRHFPGPLALGRGGSGAWDPEAVRDAAAFTASFSPKAARVGGPVEVGLTRDGRLAQVLVQPERNTPLGWAEPTPDFLREWKAARAER is encoded by the coding sequence ATGAACTCCCGAACCGACGTTCTGGTCCTCTTTTCCGGCGGCCTGGACAGCATCCTGGCCTGCAAGGTGCTCCAGGACCAGGGGCTCCGGGTCCTGGGCCTGCACTTCGTCACGCCCTTCTTCGGCAAGCCGCGCAAGCTCCCCCTCTGGCGGGAGACCTACGGCCTGGAGCTGGAGGCCGTGGACGTCTCCGAGGAGTATGCGCGCATGCTGGCCGCCCCGGCCCACGGCTGGGGCAAGGCCCTGAACCCCTGCGTGGACTGCAAGATCCTCATGCTCTCCAGGGCCCGCGAGATGATGGGCGCGTATGGGGCCAAGGCCCTGGCCAGCGGCGAGGTGGTGGGCCAGCGGCCCATGTCCCAGCGCCGCGACGCCCTGAACATCATCAGCCGCGACGCCGGGGTCCGGGGCGTGCTTGTGCGGCCGCTCAGCGCCCTGCTCGTGGAGCCCACGGCCGTGGAGGAGGCGGGTTTCGTCGACCGCTCCCGGCTCCTGGACATCGGCGGCCGCGGCCGCAAGCGCCAGCTGGCCCTGGCCACGGAATACGGCATCGTGGACATCCCCACCCCGGCCGGGGGCTGCTGCCTCACCGAGCCGGAGGCCGCCGCGCGCATCTGCAAGGCCTACGCCCACCGGGCCGCGCCCTCTCCGGCGGACTGCCGCCTGGCCGGGATCGGCCGCCAGTACTGGGCCGGGGATCTCTGGCTCTCCGTGGGCCGCAACGAGTCCGACAACCGCCGCCTGGAGGCCCTGGCCGAGCCCGGGGACATCCTCTTCAAGACCCGGCACTTCCCCGGCCCCCTGGCCCTGGGCCGGGGCGGCTCGGGCGCCTGGGACCCCGAGGCCGTGCGCGACGCGGCCGCCTTCACGGCCTCCTTCTCGCCCAAGGCCGCGCGCGTGGGCGGGCCGGTGGAGGTGGGCCTGACCCGCGACGGCCGCCTGGCCCAGGTCCTGGTCCAGCCGGAGCGGAACACCCCCCTGGGCTGGGCCGAGCCCACCCCGGACTTCCTGCGCGAGTGGAAGGCCGCCCGCGCGGAGCGCTGA